DNA from Ictalurus punctatus breed USDA103 chromosome 7, Coco_2.0, whole genome shotgun sequence:
CGCTACGGAGTAAAACGGCCCGGTGAAGTGCAGCCATTCCGTGGTTTTTGCCGTGGGCCTGTAATGTCGTTTGTTTGCACTTGATTTCTTTATTCTGCTGATTCGAGGCGGTCTGAATTTCTTTGACGTCCAAGTCACGTCGCTTCCAGGGAAATCACCGCCAAGAATCGGGTCTTAAGCAAAAAGACGCTTCTTATTCTGCGTGTCGGTTCTCCTTTTACCCCAACCACAGAAACAGAAGTGACGGCTTtcctgcgctctctctctctctctctctctctctctctctctctctctctctctctctcggactCTGCGCCTGggcgagtgcaaaactgcatctGGTTAGAATTTCACAcgctgtagtgtgtgtggggggtaaTGTTTAGTGGTTCTACCTCACATTTCTATACGGTGGAAGGAATAAGAATTAGCAGAATGTCCGCACTATGATTGATTAGATATAATCACGATCTGTACCTAATCCTGTAAAAAGACAGGCGGGTCGTATTATACGACTTGCGCGTGTGCACACAACTGCAACTTCACCTGTTCATTCCACTTTCTACTAGAAATATGTTCTGAATATTTACCCAGACACCACACACCATGGGTAGTCACGAGAAAGGAGCTGCGAAAGCTCACATCCTGTCAGTCAGAACGCAATCTCACAACGCTCTGTCGCGTTTAGTTCTCGTTCATTAGTCATCtcgcgatatatatatatgtgtgtgtgtgtgtgtgtgtgtgtttctcgaATCTCTCGTGGAATGCCTGTTTAACGACGGCTCTATGGTTTAAAGCTCTCTCTTCTTGTACGTTTAAAATGGTCTCGTGCCCTGCACGTCCCGCCGACACCATAAACGACGTGCATGTGATCTTGATGACAAATTGACCATTCAGATCAACTTTAACGAGACTCGCGTAACAATTCCCAAAGTGTCGCGTAaccttattttaaaaacaaaagaaaacgtgtttaaaataaataaataaatcccgtAAACGGGTCTCTTCTTAAAATTCGCCAGCGTTTGCATGCTCGCAATCATTTGAAAACGGTATACACACAAGTACGTTTTCATTCGTTTTAAGAAGcgctgtttatttgtttgtttgtttgtttgtttgtttatttaagatgCACCGAAAGTGTGTAACAGTTGCTTTTGTATTGTACGTGGACCGTCATGTCGCTGTGGGGAAGAACAACGCCATATACAGGTTGATtgatgatataaaatgtttacacgtaataatttttttttttttttttttacaatttagaAATCTTAAAAACAGTGCAAATCTGTATATTAGTAAAAAGATAAATGGGGGGAAAGTTGACATCACGTGTTAATAtgcaattcattcatttctattcagtaagtgctttatagAGGTCAGGTGGAGGTGGAGCTGGAGGTTATTCTGGGAACACCAGGCCTGAGGTGGGAATGCACCCCGGTTTGCGAGGAACCCCGAGTTCAGGATCCGACCCCGGACCCCGTGCCACCCGTGAAAAGGTCCACGAAGCCGTCTAGCACAAACGACTTCCTTTAGACGTTGGAAGACAAGGTTTACAGTGCAGTCCGATTAAAGGGGCCGTATGTCGTTTTAGACACACCTGATGTCCGAGCGAAAATGACGTCTGACCCAACACGCTGTGGAGAAACTACAGTACATGTGCAGAGTAAGGTGCGTTttagggaggaaaaaaaaaaaagtagctctGATCCAGCTGTTGGGTGGAgctaatttctgggccagaaagaaatgtaaaaaaaaaaaaggcctgaaacaaaagaggggaaaaaatagcaTTTTGAATCGCAGTCTTTCTAATATAGGCTATGTCTGACATCATTATAAGTGTTGAAgcgcagtttaaaaaaaaaaaaaaaaaaaaaaagacggacCGCACCTTTAAAACTCTTTAACAGTCTGCAGCTGCTGGCTGAGGAGTTTGCAGCCGCTCTTGATGTGATCCAGGAGCTGGTGTCTGAGTTGCGCGACTTGGTCTCTGAGCGTTTCGGCGGCGCCGCGCAGCTCTCCGTTCTCCCCCGATAACCGGCTCACTCGCTCCTCCAGCCGCGCGAGCCGCTCCAGCTTCCGCTTCCGGCACTTAGAGGCGGCCACGCGGTTTCTCATGCGCTTCCTCTCGGCTTTGATCCTCTCCTGGTCCTCCATGTCGATGGGAGACAGCGGCGGCGTCTCGGGGACTTTCTGCGGCTCGTCCTTGTACGCGCCGAACTGCGCAGGAACGCACGGCGGCGGCGCGTCGGTGTACGCGTCCCACGTGTG
Protein-coding regions in this window:
- the LOC108267848 gene encoding transcription factor Jun isoform X2, encoding MTLNLADAHDALTLTSPDLNLLKLTSPELERLIIQSCNGSAPTTPASGPARAFPAPKPAADEHDAFAALAEFQCQQRMSGNPDDVGPVAPGSSHACAGFAEHLNHTWDAYTDAPPPCVPAQFGAYKDEPQKVPETPPLSPIDMEDQERIKAERKRMRNRVAASKCRKRKLERLARLEERVSRLSGENGELRGAAETLRDQVAQLRHQLLDHIKSGCKLLSQQLQTVKEF